Part of the Bacillus andreraoultii genome is shown below.
AAATAATTATGAATCATTGATTTTTGTGAATTTCGAGGTTCCAAACTTTTATGCACTTTCTGTGTTAGTTGTAATGCTGTCATACCACGGTAGCGAAATAACGTTGATAAGATGTCTTTATCACGTACTGATAATTTATAACTTGAGATTGTATTCATTTTGTAAAATTCCTCCTTTTCATTATTAACAAACTGGACGAAAAAGAACTAAGTGTAAGTTGTAGCCAACAAATCTTCCATTCTCCTCCGTTAAAGCATCCCCTGTCTAACAAGGGTTTGGAGGGAGAAAATCCCAGTGAATGAGTTTGTGAATACAAGTGAACCATTCACTAGATTATTGATTCAGTGAATCATCTAGTGACTGAGATATGACCTACAAATAAAAAGCACTTCTTTTCTAGAAGAGCATCTTACAATAAATAATTCCTTTGCTGAAAACATCTTACCTTCTAGGAAGATAAATTCGAATAGGCACTAGAAATTTAATGGGTAATTTAAATGTTTGGAAATTCATAAATATCATTGGTAGAGCAATGACTAAGAAAATATTTTTATCAAAGGAAAATTTTTTTAGTAAACCTCTTAAAAAGAGAGAAATACGAAAGTAAACTATTTAAGACTTTTAGCAAACATTTAAAATTACAGTTTAGGAGGTAAATATTCAGATGAATTAAGAGGCTTAAAGATTATGTGTAAAGCAATACCTACAAAAGTTTTTTTTTCATCAAGTGAAAATTTTTTTGGTAAACCTCTTAAAAAGAGAGAAATACGAAAGTAAACTATTTAAGACTTTCAGCAAACATTCAAAATTACAGTTTAAGAGGTAAATATTCAGATGATGAATTAAGGGCTTATAGGGTATGTGTAGAGTAATACCTACAAAGGTTTATTTTCATCAATGAAAATTTTTTTAGCAAACCTCTTAAAAGGAGAATTTCCAGTAAATTTTTAGTTTAGGAGGTAAAAATGCAGGTAAAAGAACTAATCCGAATGGTAAATGAAGAAGGAAAGAGTATTTACAATATAAGTGAATCTGAAGGATTTTCAAGAGGCACTTTACGGCAGCGGTTAATAAAATTCGGCTATAAATTTGATGATGAGAGTAAAAAGTGGTTTTATACAGGAACAAATGAGATTGAGCCACTAGATTATGAAATTTGTTATCCGTCAAAAAGTAAACAACAACCGACCGCTAATTTAAAGAATTCAATAGGGGCAGAAAGCACAGATTTTTTTACAGCATTGCTTCAGCTCCCGCTTGAAAGTAACAAGGTTACCAACTCATTCAAAACTGATAAAGCACTTGTAGATCGTATGAAGAAATTCATCGAGCAGGTGTCATTACCAGTAGGGAAAATTTATTCTTTAGCAGTTTATGAGTTTCTTGAAAAATATGAACCAATTTTGAAGGAATTGAAAAACAGTAAAAAATAAAGAAAACTATAAAACGCTTGTTTGCTGAAAGTCTATATCTATCAAAGTAAAAACTATATATTCATTTAAAGGAGGCGATAACTTGCAGAAAAAAGTTTGGAAAGTAGCAGTTGTTAGAGAGGAATTAGTTGTTATAACAGGAAATTATATTAAAGCAATACTATTAAATCAACTTATTTATTGGTCAAAACGTGTTAAGGATTCTAATTTGTATTTCTTAGAGGAAAAGAAACGAATGCAACTAGAAAGAGATAGCGATGATTCTCCACTTAGTTATGGCTGGATTTATAAGAAAGCAGAAGAGTTATCAGAGGAAACAATGTTAAATTTAAATGAAAAGACAATTAGAACTTATTTAAAAGAGCTAGATGATATGGGATATATAGCCCAAAGAAGAAATCCAAAATATAAATGGGATCGGACAATCCAATATCGTGTTAATCTGACAAAAGTCATCGAGGATTTGAACAGAATAGGATACCACATTGAAGAGTATATAATGCTCTTACCAAGTGGAAATTTTTCCAATTCGAATGACAATAATTCTGGAGCAATACCAGAGATTACTTCAGAGACTACTTCAGAAACTATATCAAATACTTCTTCAGAGAAGGAGGATGGGCCGGATTTAAATAAAAATTTATCCTTTGCAAAAATTAGTAAGTTATATTTAGAACTAAGTAATCGAAATAAACTAACTGTTAATGACCGTACAGCTATTGAAGCAGTCTTAGAACAAAGTTACCCAATAAATGAGATCTTAGACTTGACGAAAGAATGTTTTGCTGGATTTAAACAAAAGTATTCTGGAGATAAAATCAAATCATTTCAATATGTAGCAAACTACATTTTTAATAATGCAAAAACAGAACAGGAGGAGTTTCAAAATGGACGGAATTCAATCAATTATGGAAAACTTGAAAACAAAGGTGAGTCAATCTTCAACAAAGTTACAGAAAGAGCAGGTATTGACGGAGGATGGACTAGAAATCTTGAATGCGACTTCTAATTGTCCATATGGTAAATGCGACGGAAGTGGGTTAATGCATCTTGTTAATAAAGATAAAACAGAATTTGCAAGAACTTGTGATTGTATTGTTACAAGACATTATCAACGAAAAATTCAATCAGCAAAGATACCTGATGAATATAAAAATGTCTCTGTTAATTCATTTGATACTAATATTTATGTGAATCAACGAGATAAACAAAAAGCTTTATATGCTAAAAGAGTCGCTATAAAATATGTTGAAATGTTTACGGATATGAAAGATAAAGGAAAAGGTTTGTTCTTATATAGCAATACAAAAGGGTCTGGAAAAACCCATTTAGCTATCAGCATAACAAATGCATTAATAAAAAAGTATGATGTAGAATCATTATATATTTCTTCTGTTAATTTGCTTAATGAAGTAAAGAAAACCTTTCAGGAAAAATCAGAGAATGGAACATACGAGCTGGTTAATACATTTAAGCGTGTCCCATTATTAGTTATTGATGACCTTGGTGTAGAAAACGTAACACGTTGGTCAGAGGAAATGTTGACACAAATTCTTGATGAGAGACTGGGATTTAAAAGACCGACAATTATAACATCTAATTTTAGTTTCGAAGAATTATCAAGGGAATATCCAGCAGGACGCGTAGGTAGCAGAATTGAAAAGATGACATTTCCAATTCCAATGCCTGAAGAAAGTGTTCGTTTACTTAAAGCCCAGCAGGAGAATGAAGAACTTGCAAGACTATTTTTTAAATAATGTATGACAATAAGGCCTTTTATGTATTCGGGATAAATCAACTAAAGATAACTAGTTTAACAAGGGAAAAACCTATAGGGAAGTGATAGAAGATAAGGACTTAATTGATGTGTTGATGCATCCTTCTATTAAATTTCATGTTTTTCCCTTATGTGTCTATAGAAGATGAAATAAATTCTTCCAGAAGATCTTTTAATAATCGTTGCTGATTTGGAGTGAGTCTGATACCTCTGTAGTAAAGGGCTTGATTATCTTTAAATAAACTATATAAATCTTGAGACAGAGGCAAAGATGCATCCACATAACCCGCTTTTTCCATCAAGTGTTCATACGTTACATCAAGTGCCATATGAAATTGTTTTAATAATTCTGGAGAAGGTATTCCCTTTTTTCCAGTTTCAATTTGAGAAATATAAGCATTGCTGACACCTAATTCAGCAGCTAATTCATCAATAGTAAGTCGCTTAGCTTTTCTCAGAGTACGTAAATATTGACCAAATTCTTTTGAATTCAAAGATATTCACCAACCAAAAACCTTCCTTTGCAGAAGCAAGGAAAGGAGATTATAATCATAACTATGAGTTAATTACTTTTAACAAATAGTTAATAACGAAGTGTTTAAAGTTATTTCTAACAATGAAAGGAGTAAGTAATGAAAACATTATCTAGTATCAATCCTTATATTGACGCAGTTACCTTTTTATTTTCTAATCATAGCAAATTACAATCTTATTTGACAGAGGAATTTATTAATATTTATGAAGGAATTATTGAAGAGGATAAATTACGAAGGTTAGCCAAATCTTGGTCACGTAGTGAAAAGTTTGTTTTAAACTTGGCTCTTCACCTATATTCTGGACAAGGAAAAATCGATTTAAACGATATAGACTATTTGGATTCAGAAAATAAACGGCTTGTTATGGAGGCGCTGAAAATAAGGCTTAAAGGAATTTAATAGTAGAAAGTCGAAATTCATAGTTGATACTTTGAAATGAATCCAGAAATGTTTACCTTTCTGGATTATACATAAAATTAGTCGTAGAATTATGATTCTAAGACAAATGAGGTAAATTAAGACGGATTATTGGTCGTAGAATTTTAAAAAGGCTTAATGAGGATTGTTCGTAGAATTATTTTATTCTTGGATGGGAGAGAATGAAAACTATATTGATCCATTTGTTCATTATTTATATGAAGAAGCGAAAGACGAAAAGACGATTACTGCTTACCGTACAACAGTTACACATTTTCTGAAATGGAAAGAAGAGATTTACGGGGACTATAATATTGATGAAACACGTCCCATTGATATAAAAGAATATACTAGCTATTTAAAACATCAATGCAAACGGAAACCAGCAACCATAAATAAATATATTGCTGCATTAAAGGTTTTTTTGCTTTTTTATTTGATCAAGGTCTGGTTAAGGACAATCCGATGACTCGTATCAAGATTGAATCATTGAAATATGCTAATAGTT
Proteins encoded:
- a CDS encoding helix-turn-helix domain-containing protein encodes the protein MNSKEFGQYLRTLRKAKRLTIDELAAELGVSNAYISQIETGKKGIPSPELLKQFHMALDVTYEHLMEKAGYVDASLPLSQDLYSLFKDNQALYYRGIRLTPNQQRLLKDLLEEFISSSIDT
- a CDS encoding site-specific integrase, whose translation is MGENENYIDPFVHYLYEEAKDEKTITAYRTTVTHFLKWKEEIYGDYNIDETRPIDIKEYTSYLKHQCKRKPATINKYIAALKVFLLFYLIKVWLRTIR
- a CDS encoding ATP-binding protein, with amino-acid sequence MTEDGLEILNATSNCPYGKCDGSGLMHLVNKDKTEFARTCDCIVTRHYQRKIQSAKIPDEYKNVSVNSFDTNIYVNQRDKQKALYAKRVAIKYVEMFTDMKDKGKGLFLYSNTKGSGKTHLAISITNALIKKYDVESLYISSVNLLNEVKKTFQEKSENGTYELVNTFKRVPLLVIDDLGVENVTRWSEEMLTQILDERLGFKRPTIITSNFSFEELSREYPAGRVGSRIEKMTFPIPMPEESVRLLKAQQENEELARLFFK